A single Acidaminococcus sp. DNA region contains:
- a CDS encoding hemolysin family protein: protein MVSDSEKGGGIDPVESRLIDNVFDFADRVAREVMVPRQDMVCLFVDDPLEENLKVVHDSGHTRYPLCEEDRDHILGMIHIRELMNFDVKNPKADLRTIMREIDVVPESMSIVKILQLMQHKHVQMAAVADEYGGTAGLVTMEDLLEEIVGDIQDEHDSEMPEINKMPDGSYIFDGLVLLDEVSETMGIQFDDPEEDTIGGYVFGLIGRQPEVGDSVDERGYRFEVLDCSGFRVLKVRVIPLKKDRGAAKGDEH, encoded by the coding sequence ATGGTCAGCGACAGTGAAAAGGGCGGCGGCATCGATCCGGTGGAAAGTCGGCTGATTGACAACGTCTTTGACTTTGCCGACCGGGTTGCCCGGGAAGTGATGGTGCCTCGTCAGGACATGGTGTGCCTTTTTGTGGATGATCCGCTGGAGGAAAACCTCAAGGTCGTTCATGATTCGGGACATACACGGTATCCTCTTTGTGAAGAAGACCGTGACCATATTCTGGGCATGATCCATATTCGCGAACTGATGAATTTTGATGTGAAAAATCCCAAGGCGGATTTACGCACGATTATGCGGGAAATCGACGTCGTACCGGAGAGTATGTCCATTGTCAAAATTCTGCAGCTGATGCAGCACAAACATGTGCAGATGGCAGCTGTAGCCGATGAGTACGGCGGTACGGCCGGACTTGTGACGATGGAAGACCTGCTTGAGGAAATTGTCGGGGATATCCAGGACGAGCATGATTCGGAAATGCCTGAAATCAACAAAATGCCGGACGGTTCGTATATTTTTGATGGTCTGGTGCTGCTTGATGAAGTGTCGGAAACGATGGGCATCCAGTTTGACGATCCTGAAGAAGATACGATTGGCGGCTACGTTTTCGGACTGATCGGCCGTCAGCCGGAAGTAGGAGACAGTGTGGATGAACGAGGATATCGTTTTGAAGTACTGGACTGCTCCGGATTCAGAGTGCTGAAGGTTCGGGTCATTCCCCTGAAAAAAGACAGAGGGGCTGCGAAAGGCGATGAACACTGA
- the recO gene encoding DNA repair protein RecO, with translation MNTESIQDEAMILEVRNWQTADKYAVCFCRDHGKVPFIAYGAAYPKSVSGRLVQPFAHVRLTLARGRRVATLKSCEFVEMPKAMDVEAMAYGAIISEVAIQLLEDDQPQEGVFDLLSSAYKLLLERNKRIVTDSTILKLLTLCGFEPYLDSCTTCGKPAAEDGYFSLVQGGFLCKDCAMGDELTLSVSQRNLMEKLLHLDFNEPDHFVVRGGDLMQVEKILYRFLMYQTDRPLKSLNFLAQLESVKA, from the coding sequence ATGAACACTGAATCAATTCAGGACGAAGCAATGATTTTGGAAGTACGCAATTGGCAGACTGCAGATAAGTATGCAGTCTGCTTTTGTCGTGACCACGGAAAAGTGCCTTTCATTGCTTACGGAGCTGCTTATCCCAAAAGTGTCAGCGGAAGGTTGGTGCAGCCTTTTGCTCATGTGCGGCTGACGCTGGCCCGGGGGCGGCGCGTGGCGACGCTCAAATCCTGTGAGTTTGTGGAAATGCCGAAGGCGATGGATGTGGAAGCCATGGCCTACGGAGCTATCATCAGCGAAGTGGCTATTCAGCTCCTGGAGGATGATCAGCCTCAGGAAGGCGTCTTTGACCTTCTAAGCAGTGCATACAAACTGCTGCTGGAGCGGAATAAACGCATTGTGACTGACAGCACCATTTTGAAATTATTGACGCTCTGCGGTTTTGAACCCTATTTGGATTCCTGCACGACCTGCGGTAAACCTGCAGCGGAAGACGGGTATTTCAGTCTTGTCCAGGGCGGATTTCTTTGTAAGGACTGTGCTATGGGTGATGAGCTGACTCTCTCAGTCAGTCAGAGGAATCTGATGGAGAAGCTGCTGCATCTTGATTTTAATGAGCCGGATCATTTTGTGGTACGCGGCGGGGATTTGATGCAGGTTGAAAAGATACTTTATCGCTTTTTGATGTATCAGACGGACCGGCCGCTGAAGAGCCTTAATTTTCTGGCACAGCTTGAAAGTGTGAAAGCATGA
- a CDS encoding substrate-binding domain-containing protein, translating into MVIRETDNEVASELVHTGEVDLAIANFAEDTGDPLVLTDFYTEELILLMQPDLYAAQFPSRYFDSRCIHLKDNHEFALFDGCPLLLNPEGDISGRFARRLFRMNGMSPEIRVESSNIETLLELCLRGAGACITPANLAEAVFTKEQMEHMVQVHFAEGAKYKIRFASLRERSRWKMLRDFIKTAQTTYESVHQ; encoded by the coding sequence ATCGTGATTCGGGAAACGGATAACGAAGTGGCATCGGAACTTGTCCATACGGGAGAAGTCGATCTGGCTATTGCTAATTTTGCGGAAGATACCGGAGATCCTCTGGTGCTTACAGATTTCTATACGGAAGAACTCATTCTCCTGATGCAGCCTGACCTTTATGCAGCGCAGTTTCCGTCCCGGTACTTTGATTCTCGATGTATACATTTAAAAGATAATCATGAGTTTGCTCTTTTTGACGGCTGTCCGCTGCTCCTGAACCCGGAAGGAGATATCTCCGGCCGGTTTGCCCGCAGGCTCTTTCGCATGAACGGCATGTCTCCCGAAATCCGGGTAGAATCTTCCAATATCGAGACGCTCCTGGAATTGTGCCTGCGCGGTGCCGGTGCCTGCATTACCCCGGCTAACCTTGCTGAAGCTGTTTTTACAAAAGAGCAAATGGAGCATATGGTGCAGGTCCATTTTGCCGAAGGCGCGAAATATAAGATTCGCTTTGCCAGTCTCCGGGAGCGGAGCCGGTGGAAAATGCTGCGCGATTTTATTAAAACTGCTCAGACGACTTACGAATCCGTTCACCAATGA
- a CDS encoding peptidase translates to MENIVLLLFAAVLLIFLLNGWPLLLALLIGLMIFSAYSLKRGFTVKETLGMWRDGVMTAKNILLTFCLIGFLTGLWRAGGTIPAIVYYAASLIRPSLIIFLTFLLNCLLSFLMGTSFGTAATMGLICMTIAKTMGVSPAITGGAVLSGIYFGDRCSPVSTSALLTAEITGTNLYDNIKRMIKSAAVPVLACCVIYFFIASGGEGDTSSLSVQKLFASYFDVSWPMLVPAAGILILALFRVPVKKTLSVSIVLSIICAAVFQKMGAAEIVHTMIFGFQTTQPELRSMLAGGGLVSMFRTGAIVMTGACYSGIFDKTGLLRNLQGVFENIGQKFTPAVGICGAGIISSMIACNQTLAIMMTKSLCEHMPISKEKLALTLEDTVVVISGLIPWSIACAAPLAFIEAPNSSILYASYLYLLPVWCILTSLWGKKHAESVNRSN, encoded by the coding sequence ATGGAAAACATTGTTTTATTATTATTTGCAGCTGTACTGCTGATTTTCTTACTCAATGGCTGGCCGCTGCTTCTGGCCCTTCTCATCGGTCTCATGATTTTCAGTGCCTATTCCCTGAAACGGGGATTTACGGTCAAAGAGACGCTGGGAATGTGGCGCGACGGCGTGATGACGGCGAAAAACATTCTGCTGACCTTCTGCCTGATCGGATTTCTGACCGGACTATGGCGGGCCGGCGGAACGATTCCGGCTATTGTCTATTATGCTGCCAGCCTGATTCGTCCATCACTGATTATCTTCCTGACGTTCCTGCTCAACTGCCTGCTGTCGTTTCTGATGGGAACCTCTTTCGGAACGGCCGCTACAATGGGCCTTATCTGTATGACCATTGCCAAGACAATGGGCGTCAGCCCGGCCATTACAGGCGGAGCCGTCCTTTCGGGAATTTATTTCGGTGACCGCTGCTCTCCCGTATCAACGAGCGCACTGCTTACGGCCGAAATTACGGGCACTAACCTCTACGATAATATCAAACGGATGATAAAAAGTGCGGCAGTGCCAGTGCTCGCTTGCTGTGTCATCTATTTCTTCATCGCTTCGGGAGGGGAAGGGGACACTTCGTCCCTGTCGGTGCAGAAGTTATTCGCCAGTTATTTTGACGTATCCTGGCCTATGCTGGTTCCGGCCGCAGGTATCCTGATTCTTGCCCTCTTCCGCGTACCGGTGAAGAAAACCCTTTCCGTCAGCATAGTTCTCAGTATCATATGCGCCGCCGTTTTCCAAAAAATGGGGGCCGCGGAAATTGTTCATACGATGATTTTCGGCTTTCAGACGACGCAGCCCGAGCTGCGCAGCATGCTGGCAGGCGGCGGACTTGTTTCCATGTTCCGGACCGGTGCTATCGTCATGACCGGGGCCTGCTACTCGGGCATCTTTGATAAGACAGGCCTCCTGCGGAATCTGCAGGGCGTTTTTGAAAATATCGGTCAGAAATTTACGCCCGCTGTCGGTATCTGTGGTGCCGGCATTATCAGTTCCATGATTGCCTGCAACCAGACCCTCGCCATCATGATGACGAAGAGCCTCTGCGAGCACATGCCGATCAGTAAGGAAAAACTGGCACTCACTCTCGAAGATACTGTAGTTGTCATTTCCGGCCTGATCCCCTGGTCCATTGCCTGTGCCGCACCGCTCGCCTTCATCGAAGCCCCGAACAGCAGCATCCTTTACGCATCGTATCTCTACCTGCTGCCGGTTTGGTGTATCTTGACTTCCTTGTGGGGGAAGAAGCACGCAGAGAGCGTAAATCGTTCAAACTGA
- the era gene encoding GTPase Era — protein sequence MTNEATKTQHRSGFVAVVGRPNAGKSTLINKLVGEKVAIISDRPQTTRTRILSIVSVPEAQIIFLDTPGLHKPMDKLGEHMVKAAEDSLKDVDAVLYLVDITEKSMKAEKYIIERLQNVKVPVFLILNKVDQIPDETVLLPKIDAFRKAYPFRDVFPLSALEDKDFSELMNAIIGALPEGPDFYPEDMYTDQTERVMAAEIIREKILHLTRDEVPHAVAVQVNEMKTRDNGTVYVRGDIFVERDSQKAILIGRKGSMLKQISSEARKDIEDLVGSHVYLELWVKVRPKWREKESDLKQLGLAEK from the coding sequence ATGACGAATGAAGCAACAAAAACGCAGCATCGCTCCGGATTCGTAGCCGTCGTCGGCCGTCCGAATGCGGGCAAGTCGACGCTGATCAATAAGCTTGTCGGGGAAAAGGTCGCTATTATTTCCGACCGCCCCCAGACAACGCGGACCCGGATTTTATCTATTGTGTCGGTGCCGGAAGCACAGATTATCTTCCTCGATACGCCGGGACTTCATAAGCCGATGGATAAGCTCGGTGAGCATATGGTCAAGGCGGCGGAAGATTCTCTGAAGGATGTGGATGCCGTCCTGTATCTGGTCGATATCACGGAAAAATCCATGAAGGCTGAAAAGTACATCATTGAGCGCCTGCAGAATGTGAAGGTGCCGGTTTTCCTGATCCTTAATAAAGTAGACCAGATTCCTGACGAAACGGTGCTGCTGCCCAAAATTGATGCTTTCCGCAAGGCATATCCGTTCCGGGATGTTTTTCCCCTGTCCGCACTGGAGGACAAGGATTTTTCGGAACTCATGAACGCCATTATCGGCGCGCTTCCCGAAGGACCCGATTTCTATCCGGAAGACATGTACACCGACCAGACCGAACGCGTCATGGCTGCGGAAATCATCCGGGAAAAAATTCTTCATCTGACGCGCGACGAAGTGCCGCACGCGGTGGCCGTTCAGGTCAACGAAATGAAGACGCGCGACAACGGAACCGTCTATGTGCGGGGTGATATCTTTGTGGAACGCGATTCCCAGAAGGCAATCCTCATCGGGCGCAAGGGCAGTATGCTGAAACAAATCAGCTCCGAAGCCCGGAAAGATATAGAAGACCTCGTAGGCAGCCATGTCTACCTGGAACTCTGGGTCAAAGTCCGCCCGAAATGGCGGGAGAAGGAATCCGACTTAAAACAGCTCGGCCTTGCGGAAAAGTAA
- a CDS encoding ADP-ribosylglycohydrolase family protein has product MKGAFVGDIIGSAYEWSGMKSTVFPLHVPASHATDDSFMTAAVALAFGKARKAGMPETQEVLAPILCREMRTIGRRHIHAGFGHIFKKWLLSDDAGPYGSFGNGAPMRVSPAAWYGRNMEETKKLALISASVSHNHPSSEKAAECVAGSIFLARQKATKAELEDYMKRFYKLPESLEAARNKEPKDATCDGTVPDALLCFLSAKDYEEAVRNAVSLGGDSDTLAAMAGSIAEPFFGIPERILAWAELLFTPEMREALALYKENTAGGN; this is encoded by the coding sequence ATGAAAGGTGCTTTTGTCGGAGATATTATCGGATCGGCCTACGAATGGTCGGGCATGAAGTCGACTGTATTCCCTCTTCATGTGCCTGCTTCCCATGCGACGGATGATTCTTTTATGACCGCTGCCGTGGCTCTGGCTTTCGGTAAAGCAAGGAAGGCCGGCATGCCGGAAACACAGGAAGTGCTGGCGCCGATACTCTGCAGGGAAATGCGTACAATCGGGCGCCGCCATATCCATGCCGGTTTCGGTCATATTTTTAAAAAGTGGCTTTTAAGTGATGACGCCGGTCCTTACGGTAGCTTCGGCAACGGTGCTCCTATGCGGGTGTCACCGGCGGCATGGTACGGGCGGAACATGGAGGAAACAAAGAAGCTGGCCCTTATTTCGGCGAGCGTTTCCCATAATCATCCGAGTTCTGAAAAAGCGGCGGAATGCGTGGCCGGATCGATTTTCCTGGCACGGCAGAAAGCTACAAAAGCCGAACTCGAGGACTACATGAAGCGGTTTTACAAACTGCCGGAAAGCCTGGAAGCGGCGAGAAACAAGGAACCGAAGGATGCAACCTGTGATGGCACTGTGCCGGATGCGCTGCTGTGTTTCCTCTCCGCAAAAGACTATGAAGAAGCGGTCAGAAACGCCGTTTCGCTGGGCGGGGACAGTGATACCCTGGCCGCTATGGCAGGAAGTATTGCAGAACCTTTCTTCGGTATTCCGGAACGGATCCTGGCATGGGCGGAACTTCTTTTTACCCCGGAAATGCGGGAAGCGCTGGCACTGTACAAGGAAAATACCGCAGGAGGCAATTGA
- a CDS encoding exodeoxyribonuclease III: protein MKKIITWNVNGLRACMNKGFADFMKQADADIFCIQETKMQREQANFEFPGYHEYWNSAERKGYSGTALFSKEEPLDVTYGLGMPEHDKEGRVITAEYPEFILITVYTPNSQKELARLDYRMKWEDVFQDYAARLAEKKPVVVCGDLNVAAQPIDLKNPDSNRGNAGFSDEERAKFQQFLKHGFIDAFRMLYPDKTGAYTWWSYMFKARSRNAGWRIDYFLVSENGRDMIRDVTICSDVMGSDHCPVLLEFGR from the coding sequence ATGAAAAAAATTATTACCTGGAACGTCAATGGACTGCGTGCCTGCATGAATAAGGGTTTTGCCGATTTTATGAAGCAGGCTGACGCAGATATTTTCTGCATTCAGGAAACTAAAATGCAGCGTGAGCAGGCCAATTTTGAGTTCCCGGGTTATCATGAATACTGGAACAGTGCGGAGCGTAAGGGTTATTCCGGGACAGCTCTTTTTTCCAAGGAGGAGCCTCTTGACGTGACTTACGGTCTGGGAATGCCTGAGCATGATAAAGAAGGACGCGTCATTACGGCAGAGTACCCGGAATTTATCTTGATCACGGTGTATACCCCGAATTCGCAGAAAGAGCTGGCACGTTTGGATTACCGTATGAAGTGGGAAGATGTTTTTCAAGATTATGCAGCACGACTTGCTGAAAAAAAGCCGGTCGTCGTCTGTGGCGACCTCAATGTGGCTGCGCAGCCCATCGACCTTAAAAATCCGGATTCCAACCGCGGCAATGCCGGTTTTTCTGATGAGGAAAGAGCTAAATTCCAGCAGTTTTTGAAACATGGGTTCATTGACGCTTTCAGAATGTTGTATCCGGATAAGACAGGGGCTTACACGTGGTGGTCCTATATGTTCAAGGCCCGCTCCCGGAACGCCGGATGGCGGATTGACTATTTTCTGGTGTCTGAAAACGGCCGGGACATGATTCGTGACGTGACAATCTGCTCTGACGTCATGGGCAGTGATCATTGTCCGGTCCTGCTTGAATTTGGCAGGTAA
- a CDS encoding LysR family transcriptional regulator, whose protein sequence is MNFTSIEYFLMLEHERSFSRAAEKLNITQQTLSGHIAGVEKELGCRLFVRHVPLELTYAGEVFLEHARRIHRDDTDLRQTMLEIQQERRGRLTIGIASTRGRAILPDILLPIKKAGPIFLS, encoded by the coding sequence ATGAACTTCACATCCATAGAATACTTTCTGATGCTCGAGCATGAACGCAGTTTCAGCCGGGCTGCGGAGAAACTGAACATTACGCAGCAAACGCTTTCGGGGCATATTGCCGGCGTGGAAAAAGAATTGGGATGCCGTCTTTTCGTCCGTCATGTTCCGCTGGAACTGACCTACGCCGGAGAAGTCTTTCTGGAACATGCCCGGCGTATACATCGCGATGATACAGATTTGCGCCAGACCATGCTGGAAATCCAGCAGGAGCGGAGAGGACGCCTGACCATCGGCATCGCTTCCACGCGGGGACGTGCCATTTTGCCGGATATATTGCTGCCTATCAAAAAAGCCGGCCCCATATTTCTATCGTGA
- a CDS encoding NUDIX hydrolase: MELWDIYDVNKQKTGRTMVRNDWHMKPGDYHLTVLALVKDLQGRVLITQRQLDKEWAAGKWEIPGGGVRAGESSQEAVLREVREETGLMLTASQGKLIHTYRNDSPEEQNNYFVDIYEFKVPFEAADVHVQADEVASYKLASGEELKRLGAAGDFLHYRHIEKFL; this comes from the coding sequence ATGGAACTTTGGGATATTTACGATGTGAATAAACAGAAAACGGGTCGTACCATGGTCCGCAATGACTGGCATATGAAACCGGGCGATTACCATCTGACCGTGCTGGCTCTTGTGAAGGACCTGCAGGGCCGGGTGCTTATTACGCAGCGTCAGCTTGACAAGGAATGGGCCGCCGGTAAATGGGAAATCCCGGGAGGCGGCGTGCGGGCCGGAGAAAGCTCGCAGGAAGCCGTGCTGCGCGAAGTGAGGGAAGAGACGGGACTGATGCTTACGGCATCTCAGGGTAAGTTGATCCATACTTACCGGAACGATTCGCCGGAGGAACAGAATAATTATTTTGTCGACATCTATGAATTCAAAGTTCCTTTTGAAGCGGCTGACGTTCATGTGCAGGCCGATGAAGTTGCCTCCTATAAGCTTGCTTCCGGTGAGGAATTAAAGCGTCTCGGAGCAGCCGGCGATTTCCTGCATTATCGTCATATTGAAAAGTTTTTATAA